The following are encoded together in the Chiloscyllium plagiosum isolate BGI_BamShark_2017 chromosome 1, ASM401019v2, whole genome shotgun sequence genome:
- the dimt1l gene encoding probable dimethyladenosine transferase, producing MPKVKLGRKHGRCRETPGHSQGIMFNTGIGQHVLKNPLIVNSIIEKAAIRPTDVILEVGPGTGNMTVKLLEKAKKVIACELDTRLVAELQKRVQGTPTANKLQIMVGDVLKTDLPFFDACVANLPYQISSPFVFKLLLHRPFFRCAVLMFQQEFALRLVAKPGDKLYCRLSINTQLLARVDHLMKVGRNNFRPPPKVESSVVRIEPKNPPPPVNFQEWDGLVRIAFVRKNKTLASAFKSNAVERLLEKNYRIHCSLHNIQLPENFSITEKIQKILKETDFNEKRARTMDIDDFMRLLHGFNSQGIHFS from the exons ATGCCCAAAGTTAAACTCGGGAGGAAACATGGGAGATGCCGAGAGACCCCAGGGCACAGTCAAG GTATAATGTTCAACACTGGAATTGGTCAGCACGTTCTGAAGAATCCTTTGATTGTGAATAGCATCATTGAAAAG GCTGCTATTAGACCAACAGATGTCATATTGGAAGTTGGACCTGGTACTGGAAACATGACTGTGAAACTTCTGGAAAAGGCTAAAAAG GTAATTGCTTGTGAACTTGATACCAGACTCGTTGCTGAATTACAGAAGAGAGTTCAGGGAAC ACCTACAGCAAATAAACTTCAAATTATGGTTGGAGATGTGCTGAAGACAGACTTGCCCTTTTTTGATGCATGCGTAGCAAACTTGCCATATCAG ATCTCATCTCCATTTGTTTTTAAACTCCTGCTGCACAGACCATTCTTCAG ATGTGCAGTGTTGATGTTCCAACAAGAATTTGCTCTTCGGCTTGTTGCAAAGCCAGGGGATAAACTATACTGCAGGCTCTCAATCAATACGCAGTTATTGGCACGTgtagatcacctgatgaag GTTGGAAGAAACAACTTCAGACCACCTCCAAAAGTTGAATCAAGTGTGGTTAGGATAGAACCAAAGAATCCACCACCTCCAGTGAACTTTCAG GAATGGGATGGTCTGGTCCGAATAGCATTTGTGAGAAAAAACAAGACTCTAGCTTCAGCTTTTAA ATCCAATGCAGTTGAACGATTGCTGGAAAAAAATTACAGAATACACTGTTCTTTGCATAATATT CAATTACCAGAAAACTTCAGCATTACAGAAAAGATCCAGAAAATCCTGAAAGAAACAGATTTTAATGAAAAACGAGCTCGCACAATGGACATAGATGATTTCATGAG ATTACTTCATGGTTTTAATTCACAAGGAATCCACTTCTCATGA